Proteins from a genomic interval of Pseudomonas sp. RC10:
- a CDS encoding PQQ-dependent sugar dehydrogenase, translating into MFRKTLIATLCATAFFSLSLQASAATYKSEEGTLTVDEVVGGLKHPWAVAFLPDNKGMLVTERTGSLRVVSPDGKLSAPLSGVPKVWVQGQGGLLDVVLSPDFAKDRMVYLTYAEASADGQTGGTAAGRGRLSPDMTKIEGFTRIFQQQPKLSVGNHFGSRMVFDQDGYLFIALGENNNRPTAQDLDKLQGKIVRLNADGSVPDDNPFVGQKNVRPEIWSYGHRNQQGAALNPWNGTVWTNEHGPMGGDEINIIERGANYGWPISTFGIDYNGQPIPESKGKIVEGVTKPFHVWEKSPAISGMTFYSADKFKPWDHDIFIGALSAQVLIRLELKDDKVVHEERLLGELESRIRDVRQGPDGYLYVLTDEEDGKLLKVGLAQ; encoded by the coding sequence CTGTTCCGCAAGACCTTGATCGCCACGCTGTGTGCAACGGCTTTTTTCAGTCTCTCGTTGCAAGCCTCCGCCGCCACGTACAAAAGCGAGGAGGGCACACTGACGGTGGACGAGGTCGTGGGGGGCTTGAAACACCCGTGGGCCGTGGCGTTCCTGCCGGACAACAAAGGCATGCTGGTCACTGAACGCACGGGCAGCCTGCGTGTGGTCAGCCCCGACGGCAAGCTTTCGGCGCCGCTGTCCGGCGTGCCGAAAGTCTGGGTGCAGGGGCAGGGCGGCTTGCTCGATGTCGTGCTGTCTCCGGACTTCGCCAAGGACCGCATGGTGTATTTGACCTACGCCGAAGCCTCGGCGGATGGCCAGACCGGTGGCACTGCCGCAGGGCGTGGACGGCTGTCGCCCGATATGACCAAAATCGAAGGCTTCACGCGAATTTTCCAGCAGCAACCGAAGCTGTCCGTGGGCAATCATTTTGGCTCACGAATGGTCTTCGATCAGGACGGCTACCTGTTCATCGCCCTGGGTGAAAACAATAACCGGCCCACCGCCCAGGACCTCGACAAGCTGCAAGGCAAGATCGTGCGCCTGAACGCCGACGGCTCGGTCCCGGACGACAACCCCTTCGTCGGCCAGAAAAATGTCCGCCCTGAAATCTGGAGCTACGGCCACCGCAACCAGCAAGGCGCCGCACTCAACCCCTGGAACGGCACAGTCTGGACCAACGAACACGGCCCCATGGGCGGCGACGAAATCAACATCATCGAACGCGGCGCCAACTACGGCTGGCCGATTTCCACCTTCGGCATCGACTACAACGGCCAGCCGATTCCCGAATCCAAAGGCAAAATCGTCGAAGGCGTAACCAAACCGTTCCATGTCTGGGAAAAATCCCCGGCCATCAGCGGCATGACGTTCTACAGCGCCGACAAATTCAAGCCTTGGGACCACGACATCTTCATCGGCGCGCTCTCCGCGCAGGTGCTGATCCGCCTGGAACTCAAGGACGACAAAGTGGTGCACGAAGAACGCCTGCTGGGCGAGCTTGAATCCCGCATTCGTGACGTGCGCCAAGGGCCGGACGGTTACCTGTATGTGCTGACGGATGAAGAGGACGGGAAATTGCTGAAGGTGGGGTTGGCGCAATAA
- a CDS encoding LysE family translocator gives MQTFLPFLLFAFVSSITPGPTNILVLTNSSRYGLLRTLPIVVGGCAGAALLVLVVGTGLGDVLARHHQVQTVMAWVGIAWLTWLAWQIFSAPAEAIDPDQASSGPRLGLWSAASLQLVNPKTWMMALAVVSVFAGTDADRMLRVMWLSLTFFLVAIPCMAAWAYLGVSAAKFFRSPQSMKRFNQVMALLLVASAWLTLVV, from the coding sequence ATGCAAACCTTTCTGCCGTTCCTGCTGTTCGCGTTCGTCTCTTCGATCACCCCTGGCCCGACCAACATTCTGGTGCTGACCAACAGCTCCCGATACGGCCTGCTGCGCACACTGCCGATCGTCGTGGGCGGCTGCGCCGGGGCGGCGTTGTTAGTGTTGGTCGTCGGCACGGGGCTGGGCGACGTGCTGGCCCGTCATCATCAAGTGCAAACGGTGATGGCGTGGGTCGGAATCGCCTGGCTGACCTGGCTGGCGTGGCAGATTTTCAGCGCGCCCGCCGAGGCCATTGATCCTGACCAAGCGAGCAGTGGGCCGCGACTGGGGCTCTGGAGCGCCGCCAGCCTGCAACTGGTCAACCCGAAAACCTGGATGATGGCGCTGGCCGTGGTGAGTGTGTTTGCCGGGACTGACGCGGATCGGATGCTGCGGGTGATGTGGCTGTCGCTGACGTTCTTTCTGGTGGCGATCCCGTGCATGGCGGCGTGGGCCTACCTGGGCGTGAGCGCTGCGAAGTTTTTCCGTTCGCCGCAGAGCATGAAACGGTTCAATCAAGTCATGGCATTGCTGCTGGTGGCATCGGCGTGGTTGACGTTGGTGGTGTGA
- a CDS encoding PAS domain-containing methyl-accepting chemotaxis protein, whose protein sequence is MFNSVRKAVEAELQVSTAALCQSKAKLAAISRSMAMIEFTPEGIILDANENFCLTMGYQPGELVGKHHRIFCEKAFCDSEAYGKLWRDLARGEPLCGEFMRLDKSGREIWLEASYMPVYDTDGRVQSVIKVASDITARAHKSHENQSMICAIGRSMAMIEFSPDGRVITANENFLKTMHYTLAEIVGQHHSLFCTRAEVESPAYKAFWASLNRGEYHAHRFERVDKHGHTVYLEATYNPLFDAKGRLYKVVKFASDITEQVTVQRNAATTAHDTSVRTDACAQKGSSVVQQTVEVIEQISNDLNEAARSIDAVNKQSEIIATIVQTIRGIADQTNLLALNAAIEAARAGEHGRGFAVVADEVRGLAARTSKATIEIVDVVRQNNELAKSAVSSMQSSLSRTGTGVELANEAGEVILEIQQGSRHVVDAISQFNSTLRLD, encoded by the coding sequence ATGTTCAATTCCGTCCGCAAGGCTGTCGAAGCCGAGTTACAAGTTTCCACCGCCGCGTTGTGCCAGTCGAAGGCCAAACTCGCGGCGATCAGCCGTTCCATGGCCATGATCGAATTCACGCCGGAAGGCATCATCCTCGACGCCAATGAGAATTTTTGTCTCACCATGGGCTATCAGCCGGGTGAACTGGTGGGCAAGCATCACCGGATCTTTTGCGAGAAAGCGTTCTGCGACAGCGAGGCCTACGGCAAATTATGGCGCGACCTTGCCCGCGGTGAACCGCTGTGCGGCGAGTTCATGCGTCTGGACAAATCCGGACGGGAAATCTGGCTGGAAGCGAGCTACATGCCGGTCTATGACACCGACGGCCGGGTTCAAAGCGTGATCAAAGTGGCGTCGGACATCACTGCTCGGGCGCACAAGAGCCATGAAAACCAGAGCATGATCTGCGCGATCGGCCGCTCGATGGCAATGATCGAGTTCTCCCCTGACGGTCGGGTCATCACGGCCAACGAAAACTTCCTCAAGACCATGCATTACACGCTGGCCGAGATCGTGGGTCAGCACCACAGCCTGTTTTGCACCCGCGCCGAAGTGGAGTCCCCGGCGTACAAGGCGTTCTGGGCATCGCTCAATCGCGGCGAATATCATGCCCATCGTTTCGAGCGGGTCGATAAGCACGGTCATACGGTTTATCTCGAAGCGACGTACAACCCGCTGTTCGATGCCAAGGGGCGTCTGTACAAAGTGGTGAAATTCGCCAGCGACATCACTGAACAAGTGACCGTGCAGCGCAACGCCGCCACCACCGCCCACGACACCTCGGTACGCACCGACGCCTGTGCGCAGAAGGGTTCCAGCGTGGTGCAGCAAACGGTGGAGGTGATTGAGCAGATTTCCAATGACCTCAACGAAGCGGCGCGCAGCATCGATGCGGTGAACAAACAGTCGGAAATCATCGCCACCATCGTCCAGACCATTCGCGGGATTGCCGATCAGACCAACCTCCTGGCCCTCAACGCGGCCATCGAGGCCGCACGCGCGGGAGAGCACGGGCGTGGGTTTGCGGTGGTGGCCGATGAAGTGCGAGGGCTGGCAGCGCGAACCAGCAAGGCGACCATCGAGATTGTGGACGTGGTGCGACAGAACAACGAACTGGCCAAGAGCGCGGTGTCGAGCATGCAGTCGAGCCTTAGCAGAACGGGCACCGGGGTGGAACTGGCCAATGAGGCCGGGGAAGTGATTCTGGAGATCCAGCAGGGATCACGGCATGTGGTGGATGCGATCAGCCAGTTCAATTCGACGTTGCGGCTGGATTAA
- a CDS encoding helix-turn-helix transcriptional regulator, whose protein sequence is MKTTLLDQIRKQRLALGLKIQDMTLRAGLTRQQYGKIEAGGNPRLATLDQIAEGLDAVLVLVPKSRLNRVEKVLASDVAENVEPLYPNVDRPSEGPRSPVAHDDESPWGDI, encoded by the coding sequence ATGAAAACCACTCTGCTTGATCAAATCCGAAAACAGCGGTTGGCCCTGGGCCTGAAAATCCAGGACATGACCTTGCGCGCGGGCCTCACCCGTCAGCAGTACGGAAAGATCGAAGCCGGTGGCAATCCCAGGCTCGCCACCCTCGATCAGATCGCGGAAGGCCTGGACGCGGTCTTGGTCCTGGTTCCCAAATCGAGGCTAAATCGCGTAGAAAAAGTGCTCGCCAGCGATGTTGCGGAGAACGTCGAGCCGCTGTACCCCAATGTGGATCGCCCATCCGAGGGCCCGCGCTCGCCTGTCGCGCATGACGACGAAAGCCCGTGGGGAGACATCTGA
- a CDS encoding AraC family transcriptional regulator, with translation MPERNWIDLKQDALSGIETVRAHFEGHAYDPHWHDSYLVGITEQGVQQFNCRRQQHNSTPGKVFLLEPGEIHDGHAPEADGFTYRTLYLDPHWMDRELRAQFEEAPDNGHVSFAATLADDNRLAIATANAFEAMHSGELRIVRQTALDNLLSSLTDHLRWRALINPDPRLPLVAQRARDYLHSHLHQDIGLDDLATVTGVDRFRLSRAFKAAFGLAPHAYLIQLRLTRARRLLARGELPVDVAAALGFADQSHLGRWFQRAYRMTPADYRKRCSNLPD, from the coding sequence ATGCCCGAACGCAACTGGATCGATCTCAAGCAGGACGCCTTGTCCGGCATCGAGACGGTGCGCGCGCATTTCGAAGGGCATGCGTACGACCCGCATTGGCACGACAGTTATCTGGTGGGCATCACCGAGCAAGGCGTGCAGCAATTCAACTGCCGTCGTCAGCAGCACAACAGCACGCCGGGCAAAGTGTTTCTGCTCGAACCGGGCGAAATTCATGACGGACACGCGCCGGAAGCGGACGGCTTCACCTACCGCACGTTGTACCTCGACCCGCACTGGATGGACCGGGAGTTGCGCGCCCAATTCGAAGAGGCGCCGGACAACGGGCACGTCAGCTTTGCCGCGACCCTGGCCGACGACAACCGACTGGCCATTGCCACCGCGAACGCCTTCGAAGCCATGCACAGTGGCGAGCTGCGCATCGTGCGCCAGACCGCGCTGGACAACCTTTTATCAAGTCTCACGGACCATTTGCGCTGGCGTGCGCTGATCAATCCCGATCCGCGCTTGCCGCTGGTGGCGCAACGGGCGCGGGATTATCTTCACAGTCATCTGCATCAGGACATCGGTCTTGACGATTTGGCAACGGTGACCGGCGTCGACCGTTTTCGCTTGAGCCGCGCGTTCAAGGCAGCCTTCGGATTGGCGCCCCATGCCTACCTCATTCAACTGCGCCTGACCCGCGCTCGCCGCCTGCTGGCCCGGGGTGAACTGCCGGTCGATGTCGCGGCGGCGCTGGGGTTTGCCGACCAGAGCCATTTGGGCCGCTGGTTCCAGCGCGCCTACCGCATGACACCTGCCGACTACCGCAAGCGCTGCTCAAATCTTCCAGACTGA
- a CDS encoding ABC transporter substrate-binding protein, with protein sequence MTSIKHLLGGSLLALAVLTQPAHSAEKTTPIHFGDITWESGSLITEVLRTIVEKGYGYPTDKLPGSTVSLEAALAKNDIQVIGEEWAGRSPAWVKAESEGKVYGLGNIVKGATEGWWVPEFVIKGDPEKGIKPLAPDLKSVADLPKYKDVFKDPEDPSKGRFLNSPTGWTSEIVNTQKLKAYKLNDTYVNFRTGSGAALDAEIASSIRRNKPVLFYYWSPTPLLGRFKLIKLEEPPFNEAAWKTLSDASNPNPIGSASLAAHLAIGVSEPFHKQYPELVSFFEKVDLPIDQLNKTLGEMSEKRLEPDAVAKTFLKDHPEIWTAWVPADIAKKVSAGL encoded by the coding sequence ATGACATCGATCAAACACTTGCTGGGCGGCTCGCTGCTCGCGTTGGCGGTTCTGACTCAGCCCGCGCACAGCGCTGAAAAGACCACGCCCATTCATTTCGGCGACATCACTTGGGAAAGCGGCAGCCTGATCACCGAGGTCCTGCGGACTATCGTCGAGAAGGGCTACGGTTACCCGACCGACAAGCTGCCAGGCAGCACGGTCAGCCTCGAAGCGGCGCTGGCCAAGAACGACATTCAGGTGATCGGTGAAGAGTGGGCCGGTCGCAGCCCCGCGTGGGTGAAAGCGGAATCCGAAGGCAAGGTCTATGGCCTCGGCAACATCGTCAAAGGCGCCACGGAAGGCTGGTGGGTGCCGGAATTCGTGATCAAGGGTGACCCAGAAAAAGGCATCAAACCCCTGGCGCCGGACCTCAAATCGGTGGCTGACCTGCCCAAGTACAAAGACGTGTTCAAAGACCCGGAAGACCCGAGCAAGGGCCGGTTCCTCAACAGCCCGACGGGTTGGACCTCTGAGATCGTCAACACCCAAAAGCTCAAGGCGTACAAGCTCAACGACACCTACGTGAACTTCCGTACCGGCTCTGGCGCAGCACTGGACGCGGAAATCGCCTCGTCCATTCGCCGTAATAAACCGGTGCTGTTCTACTACTGGTCACCGACGCCGTTGCTGGGCCGTTTCAAGCTGATCAAGCTGGAAGAACCGCCATTCAACGAGGCCGCGTGGAAGACCCTGTCCGATGCCTCCAACCCGAACCCGATCGGCTCGGCCTCATTGGCCGCGCACCTGGCCATCGGTGTGTCCGAGCCGTTCCACAAGCAATATCCAGAGCTGGTGAGCTTCTTCGAGAAGGTTGATCTGCCGATTGATCAACTGAACAAAACCCTCGGCGAAATGAGCGAGAAACGTCTGGAGCCGGATGCGGTGGCCAAGACGTTCCTGAAAGACCACCCGGAAATCTGGACTGCGTGGGTGCCTGCTGACATCGCGAAGAAGGTCTCGGCGGGGTTGTAA
- a CDS encoding nucleoside deaminase gives MDPFMQAAIDEAQKGLDEGGIPIGSVIVHDGKIIGRGHNRRVQEGSAIKHGEMDAFENAGRQPARVYREATLYTTLSPCAMCSGAILLYGIRKIIVGENETFMGEEALLRSRGVQVDVVHNATCIGLMKQFIADKPELWNEDIGE, from the coding sequence ATGGACCCATTCATGCAGGCGGCCATCGACGAAGCGCAGAAAGGGCTGGACGAGGGTGGCATTCCCATTGGCTCGGTGATCGTCCACGACGGCAAGATCATTGGTCGCGGCCATAACCGTCGGGTGCAAGAAGGCAGCGCGATCAAGCACGGCGAAATGGACGCGTTCGAAAACGCCGGACGCCAGCCCGCCAGGGTTTACCGCGAAGCCACGCTCTACACGACCCTCTCACCCTGCGCGATGTGCAGTGGCGCGATCCTGCTGTATGGCATTCGCAAAATCATCGTCGGCGAGAACGAGACGTTCATGGGTGAAGAAGCACTCTTGCGCTCGCGAGGCGTGCAAGTGGACGTGGTGCACAACGCCACCTGCATCGGGCTGATGAAGCAATTCATCGCCGACAAGCCTGAATTGTGGAATGAGGATATCGGCGAATAA
- a CDS encoding diaminopimelate epimerase, giving the protein MAPFYDARGNIYAVISPEALRALGVNVPLSAADAALARLSWAPQAVAAICDWPEGQRPAGSKAHRSDGLLVGPFQDTAPFDVLIVNTDATLAERSGNGLTIFSQSLADTGRTPRDQAFTLRVHHDSADSASPVPTQAMPAVIDRVSGFWLDIGTPGFGAKAVGAIGPGVSETTHNDAPVNRVERLATLHPHWHTSVFVRVGNPHCVTLVPDVESLPGFEALHDAPLNDALTRIAFAAGEFGDGDPCPAGINLQWATHIAPNQIMARVFERGEGPTASSGTSASAVASAAWLCGWVEAGLVEVVMPGGTAPIQLIEQNGQLHQVQLFGAAHPQH; this is encoded by the coding sequence ATGGCCCCTTTCTACGACGCGCGCGGCAATATCTACGCCGTGATTTCCCCTGAAGCCCTGCGTGCGCTGGGTGTGAACGTGCCGCTGTCTGCCGCCGACGCTGCTCTGGCCCGATTAAGCTGGGCGCCTCAGGCGGTGGCGGCGATCTGTGACTGGCCTGAAGGCCAGCGACCGGCGGGCAGCAAGGCTCATCGCTCCGACGGTCTCTTGGTTGGTCCGTTTCAGGACACAGCGCCGTTCGACGTGCTGATCGTCAACACTGACGCCACCCTCGCCGAGCGCAGCGGCAACGGGCTGACCATCTTCTCGCAATCCTTGGCCGACACCGGTCGCACACCGCGGGATCAGGCGTTCACGCTACGGGTGCATCACGACAGCGCCGACTCCGCCAGCCCGGTGCCGACGCAAGCGATGCCCGCCGTGATCGACAGAGTGTCGGGGTTCTGGCTGGACATCGGCACACCAGGCTTCGGGGCAAAAGCGGTCGGGGCCATCGGACCTGGCGTCAGCGAGACCACGCACAATGACGCGCCGGTCAATCGCGTCGAACGGCTCGCCACGCTGCACCCTCACTGGCACACCAGCGTATTCGTCAGAGTCGGCAACCCTCATTGCGTAACGCTGGTCCCGGACGTGGAGTCCCTGCCCGGTTTCGAGGCGCTGCACGACGCCCCCCTCAACGATGCCCTGACTCGCATCGCCTTCGCTGCGGGCGAATTCGGTGATGGCGACCCCTGCCCTGCTGGCATCAACCTGCAATGGGCCACGCACATCGCCCCCAACCAGATCATGGCGCGGGTGTTCGAGCGCGGCGAAGGTCCGACCGCCTCCTCAGGAACCAGCGCCAGCGCGGTCGCGTCGGCGGCCTGGCTCTGCGGCTGGGTCGAGGCGGGTCTGGTGGAGGTGGTGATGCCCGGCGGCACAGCACCGATCCAGCTCATCGAGCAGAACGGCCAATTGCACCAGGTTCAGCTGTTCGGGGCGGCCCATCCACAGCACTGA
- a CDS encoding DNA alkylation repair protein, with translation MSDAPALKEIFNHERLKHIADETSAVYPAFDRKRFLAQATEGLDGLSLMQRLNRVSQSLHAGLPQDYLAALDILYQLAPRLNSAFVSLILPEYVALYGQEDFERSMEALKFFTAFGSSEFAVRHFLRRDFARAIEVMHSWSLDDNPHVRRLASEGCRPRLPWSFRLENLMVDPSPVLDILDNLKADDSLYVRKSVANHFNDITKDNPEWVLDQLEGWSLDNPNSAWIARHALRSLIKKGDVRALTLMGAGEKAQIRLSDLKLTPEAISLGERIELTFTLTSTSNDAQRLIIDYAIHYVKKSGGTSAKVFKLKTLELAAGASVTLRREQEVRNFTTRVHYAGRHEVDVLINGECLGRSGFDLNA, from the coding sequence ATGTCCGACGCCCCTGCCCTCAAGGAAATCTTCAACCACGAACGGCTAAAGCACATTGCCGATGAAACCTCCGCGGTCTATCCAGCATTTGACCGAAAGCGCTTTCTCGCCCAGGCGACAGAGGGTCTGGACGGCCTCTCCCTCATGCAACGCCTGAACCGGGTCAGCCAAAGCCTGCACGCCGGACTGCCCCAGGATTATCTCGCGGCACTGGACATCCTCTATCAACTGGCCCCACGCCTGAACAGCGCGTTCGTCAGCCTGATCCTCCCGGAATACGTCGCTTTGTACGGTCAGGAGGACTTTGAACGCTCGATGGAAGCGCTGAAGTTTTTCACTGCCTTCGGCTCTTCGGAATTCGCCGTGCGGCACTTCTTGCGCCGGGATTTCGCGCGGGCCATAGAGGTAATGCACAGCTGGTCACTGGACGACAACCCGCACGTTCGGCGTCTGGCCAGTGAAGGGTGCCGCCCTCGCCTGCCGTGGTCGTTTCGGCTGGAAAACCTGATGGTCGATCCCTCGCCGGTGCTGGACATCCTCGACAATCTCAAAGCCGATGACAGCCTGTACGTGCGCAAGTCGGTGGCCAATCACTTCAACGACATCACCAAAGACAACCCCGAATGGGTGCTCGATCAACTGGAGGGATGGTCGCTGGACAACCCGAACAGCGCGTGGATCGCTCGCCACGCCTTGCGCTCATTGATCAAGAAAGGCGATGTGCGTGCGCTGACGCTGATGGGCGCAGGCGAAAAAGCCCAGATTCGGCTGAGCGACTTGAAGTTAACGCCTGAGGCAATCAGCCTGGGCGAGCGTATCGAGCTGACTTTCACGCTGACCTCCACATCGAACGACGCCCAGCGCCTGATCATCGATTACGCGATTCATTACGTGAAGAAATCCGGCGGCACGTCGGCCAAGGTCTTCAAGCTCAAGACACTGGAACTGGCCGCGGGTGCGTCGGTGACCCTGCGCCGCGAACAGGAGGTGCGCAACTTCACCACCCGCGTGCATTATGCCGGACGGCATGAGGTGGACGTCTTGATCAATGGTGAATGCCTGGGTCGCAGCGGTTTTGACCTGAACGCGTGA